One genomic window of Caldivirga maquilingensis IC-167 includes the following:
- a CDS encoding geranylgeranyl reductase family protein: protein MYDLIIIGSGPAGNAAALVASRLGVRALIIDKSKHPRVKPCGGGLTPKTIALSRILGLDLSEVIEHECGEVLVVTHAGSFVMRFKEPMIRVSRRERLDEFMFNEAVNNGVEYVNDEVLRVRETPSKVEVIGRSSVYEAKWVIGADGAPSRVGRSIGVMPRSNAVALMNIASGNPIINTGDACILDFTRIKWGYAWLFPLSHGEYDVGLGSALKGRYSNLLLSYVNELGLKPGRLIGHLIPYRPPNSASTRRVMLTGDALGLADPVTGEGIFQAMMSGALAALSLRSSNATEYYDSIITSYLRDNQYALTVAYVVYGLDSQFLSRFLKITGFSEPGAVRIIEKVTGGKLTYRDAVKEVIKSMI from the coding sequence ATGTATGATTTAATAATTATTGGTAGTGGACCCGCAGGTAATGCCGCTGCATTAGTTGCTTCAAGGCTGGGTGTTAGGGCATTGATTATTGATAAGTCCAAGCACCCCAGGGTTAAGCCGTGTGGTGGTGGATTAACACCTAAGACGATTGCGTTATCAAGGATACTTGGATTAGACTTGAGCGAGGTTATTGAGCATGAATGCGGTGAAGTATTAGTGGTGACGCATGCTGGTTCATTCGTAATGAGGTTTAAGGAGCCTATGATAAGGGTCTCCAGGAGGGAGAGGTTGGATGAATTCATGTTTAATGAAGCCGTTAATAATGGTGTTGAGTACGTTAATGACGAGGTGCTTAGGGTTAGGGAAACGCCGAGTAAGGTTGAGGTAATAGGTAGGAGTAGTGTGTATGAGGCTAAGTGGGTTATTGGGGCTGATGGGGCGCCATCAAGGGTAGGTAGGTCAATTGGGGTAATGCCTAGGTCAAATGCAGTGGCATTAATGAACATAGCCTCAGGTAACCCAATCATTAACACTGGGGATGCCTGCATACTTGACTTCACTAGGATTAAGTGGGGTTACGCATGGTTATTCCCACTGAGCCACGGTGAATACGATGTTGGATTAGGCTCAGCTTTAAAGGGTAGGTACAGTAACTTACTGTTAAGCTACGTTAATGAACTCGGCTTGAAACCAGGCAGATTAATAGGCCACCTAATACCCTACAGGCCACCTAACTCAGCCTCAACCCGTAGAGTAATGTTAACTGGGGATGCCTTAGGTTTAGCTGACCCAGTTACCGGGGAGGGTATTTTCCAAGCAATGATGAGTGGTGCGTTGGCTGCCTTATCATTAAGGAGCAGTAATGCCACCGAGTACTATGATTCAATAATAACCAGTTACCTTAGGGATAATCAATACGCATTAACGGTAGCCTACGTTGTTTACGGTCTTGATTCACAGTTCCTAAGCCGATTCCTAAAGATAACAGGCTTCAGTGAACCTGGTGCAGTCCGCATTATTGAGAAGGTTACTGGGGGTAAGTTAACGTATAGGGATGCTGTTAAGGAGGTTATTAAATCCATGATATAG